The nucleotide window TCAAAGATTTTATATAAAGGTTCTATACTATGAAACAATACAGTAACAGAGCACTCAACTCACTCAAACTTGCTGTAATCATTACTCACAAAGTTGCCTCAAATTACTGACAAAAGATACTTGGTCGATCCATAAAAAGTGGAAAGTAGATAAACCTTCTCTTTTGTAACGTGAAGCAAgtcaatgaaaaggaaaacagaaaaaaatagaaaaggataaattattgtttcattttcttaatgTGGTTAATTTTCATTACACTTCATTTCCCACCTGCTCAGTTTTTCTAATACTTGTAACACTTCTTCATTTAATCAGATCTGCTTCATCATTTTCTTGTGCATCGGATATTTAAAACTGTAATattgaaaaagaaagtaaaggcgCTGTTGATAAACCTCCTTTTATGTCATATatgatcaaatatataaataaacagatgatgaATAAAAATTGCTTAAGTTATCCCACAAAACAAATTCTAACCCCCATATAATGGTCAATAAACTTTATAAGAAGATAattgagaaataaatataaacagacagaaagaaagaaaacatggaaGCCAAAATTACTACACATACTCCAAAATAGTTGGTCAACAGTTAATAAATAATTCAGAATTTGTATTGCACTTGTAATTttaccaaaagaagaaaaaaaaagaaaagaaaagtagctACCTTCTTATTGTTCAGAATTTATATAATGGACAATTAAAAGTATACAACATATGGGCAAATGCccacataaatacattaataacaatgatatatacatgcatatggatatattgaCACATGAACTGTGAATTCAGACACACATCAACAAACACATTCACgtgtatccaaacacacacacacacacacacacacattcaaacatgaTCTTATTTTATGCAAAGTATACATTACTGTAcacctgaaaaaaagagaaaaaaaaaaaaaaacaggattatacttgttcattaataacaataaaaaactctTGTTCTGAAATAAttctactttttatcattatcatcatctacttTCATTTAGTATGATGAACCAATACATTCCCAACAACCATGAAAGGTCCATAATCTCCATCAGGTGAGAAACTGACAGACataatatttctttttccatCACAGTTTTTGGGATCAGATTGAGTAAAATTTggaatacttatatatctatgactaatataaagataaagaatatcaACATTTTCTTTGTGCATGGCAGATTTTACAATAGTATTTTGGTCTTAAGTAGACAGCCTCATagtctttcttgtttattttatgtgaTAGCCATAACCTGGCTATTTATATTTCTGGTCAAATATGCTATCCTCATTGAgttctctgtgtttgtttttttcaattttcaacTCTAATAAATGCCTCAGAGTTGAATCAAATTACAAATTCTAAGTTTCTGTGAAAAAAAACTCCTTTCACAACTCTGGATAAGGCctgagaaaaaatacagaaacaacAGATATATTTAGTTGCAAGGCAACTAAATATATGAAGAGGTAAAGTTTTGCAatttattaattaaataaattattatttagaTTTAAAAAGGCTTGAGAGGTAAATGTACAATAAACAGGGGCACCGTTTATTGAAAATTAGATATTTATTACCAAATAGGAGATCAAACCAGTCTCATAACTGACAGTCTTAGAACTGCTACCTATCCAGCAACAATGCTAATATCCTAAAAAAAAGACTCTTGCAGGTACATTATAATACAACAATACTTGCTCATATTAACTACTCAGTGTTTACACTAGTGTTTTTCCCTAGCTTGTGATAGTCTGTCTCTCAACCAGCTTGCGGAAGATGCCACTGGGTTGTGCCATTAAGTCTTTATAGGAACCGAGCTCTGCAATGGTCCCATCCTGGAGAACAGCAATTTGGTCTGCATTCCTGTAAGAGGAAAGTGTGATTTAATATGTAAATTTAGAATATATAATTTAGTACATGAAATGACAACTGGAGCCATAGACTACATCTCCTCATTTACTGAGATAGTACTATGGAGGGAATCTAATTTAAAGGAAAGTGTTAAACACTATGTTATATATTCTAAAATCCAGGTACTTTAGAAATAGATCTCACACAACTTCTATACGCACCTAATAGTTGAAAGCCTGTGTGCGATGGTGATCACTGTTCGTCCTTTCATGAGCCTCTCCAGCGCTTCCTGGACTAAGCTTTCACTTTCAGCATCAAGTGCACTGAATggggaaaattattattattttttttttctacataactgacattagaaatatatatatattctgcctaCTATTAGGCCTATATTAATACAAAAGCTGtgaatttcttttatttcattaaccAGAAGAAAATTCTTACTGTACTAGCCAAAGTATCTCATAGCacctcacatatatgtacagagagatgATTAACAGTTAGTATTACATACTTAAACACAACAATGAAAGACTGAAATACTGAAAATgcaagaaagataagataagataagataagaaaaaatgaaatgaaatggaaataaaaggcaGTCCATCCCCACCTGGTAGCTTCATCCAGCAATAAGATGCGGGGATTGCTGATGAGAGCTCTGGCAATGGCTATCCTCTGCTTCTGCCCGCCGGAGAGCAtgactcctctctcccccactaggGTATCAAAGCCCTCGGGGAAAGAATTAATGAAGTTCAGGGCGTTGGCCTCCTGTGCTGCACTCACCAGCTGTTCCTCTGTGATGCTGTTAGGATCTTGGGCTCCATAGAGGAGGTTTTCACGGATGCTAGTAGAAAAGAGGACGGGTTCCTGTGTTGTGCAGATTTAAGTTTGAGCAAAAAGCCAAGGAATTTTAGGGGGTTAGCAAACCTAATTACTttgattactataattttcatgtgaataaatatattacttttttattaaataaatgtTCATATCTTTTATTAGATGTACTTTTCTTTCCAAATATTAGCTTGAACAAGCAtagcaaaagaaataaaatatatataaacacacacatccacacacacacacacatccacacacacacacacacacacacacacacacacacacacacacacacacacacacacacacacacacacacacacacacacacacacacacacacacacacacaccacacacacacacacacacacacacacacacacacacacacacacacacacatatacaggtatgtatatatgtatgtaataactaCCCAAAACTCCTAAACCATGTTCTTCCCCACCAAAAAAACAACCTCACCTGACTAACAGAGCCAATGAGAGCTCTCAGCCAGGCTGGATCCAACTGAGTGATGGGCACACCATCCACTGTGACCTCTCCAGCAATGGGGTCATAGAGTCGCAGGAGGAGAGAGCCAATGGTGCTCTTCCCCGAGCCACTTGCACCAACAACAGCCACCACTGAACCTAAGGGGTAGGTGTGGTTAGGCTCAGTGTAGAGAAAGTAcgaaggtatgaatgggaataatTAATATCTTCGCAGTGCAAGAGACATATTTGACTGGAATACATGtttaagatataatcaaaaccagtcaTATACagtttcattcatactttttaaacATTTGTTGCAAATAAACACTATTCATAGGtccagtgtgtatatgtgtttaaaacTATATGCTTGATTATGATTAGCAattttacaaatgtatatgtgtttaaaggTGTTTTCCTAGGTTCACAGGCAGATAAATATAGTTACTGGTTTAAATGTCTTAATTTCAGAAGTTTAGGATATGGATTTTTGTTCAATAGAAAATATGGTAGGAAAGCTTCACTTTAACATGTTAATAAAGAGGAATTTAATTCTAACCTGCAGGCACCAAAAAGTCAAGGTTGTTAAATAGTGTAACATCAGGTCTCGATGGATAAGCAAAATTTACATTGCTAAATCGGATTTCTCCTTTCACCTCATTCACAGGGAGTGTTAaacctgaaaaataaaaatggatattTATCAGCAATGTTAAATACATTTGAATAGGTTTTACAGATTAAGAATAGCAAGTCATCTGAATGATGTTCTTGTGAAATTTCCATTTAACTTGGCAATcaggacatgaaaaaaaaatccacaaacttaatcaacagaatttttttttctggccTATAAGCAACTTCCTTCTACTCCTAAAGGGACCCAGACATTCACCCACAGACACTAGGTAAATGCATTGTCCACtgagattttgttttattgattttgtttacacatagatggatgcAGTTATctaggagtcaattactaggtcTACCTAATGAAGTtttagagataattttttttctgttactatcagtaataaaattgttattgctattactacttttatatttttcattataattattattctgacttttatcatccttattgccaTGTTATTAACCAGTTGGATCTGGGTGCCTTGCAACCTGCACGAGGCCCAAATcagggcattaggcttacatggGAGGCAACTCTCCTGGATGTGTGGCTTGCAGGCCtgattcatacaaacatatgtttGGTGTCAAaactccttgcctcccttttgcAATATTATGATCTCTTTTTCCGCATAAGCATTTTTTGCTTCTTTGCCATTTTCCAGGGTCTATAtatgtcatttgatatgctgCATCAAGATGGTAAAagactgttttcctctctctctaggtAATCTATAACTCTGTgcagttacaataacaataaataatattttgttagttgtgtcatttttaaaaatatttttgtaatattcaatttttgTAATACACTCTGCACTACTGGTCATGGTGGGCAGGGACAGGATCCTGAGCATAGAAATGGGTCCTATCTGTAGCCAGTGTACTTCCAGACTCATGTATGGTACATTCCATACTCGTAGAAATAATGCTAGAGCCCCTTAATATAATccccctccaagagctttgtgtacTCACGGGTAGTCATTCCTGTCACCTGGCCTTCAGACAAATTCTTAAATTACAGCATATTCTTGTCACCTGGTGCTCAGCCAtaatttttcatgacatgatgggcATGTGAACCAGATCCAAAGggttaatagtaatgaaaatagaaacTTTCTTCCTTAATATTCAAGGAATGGGGCAATGTGCACTATCAATCAGTTATGCCCTGAGCCTCCCTCAAAACtcccacacacagaaacacaatcaAGCAATATCACTCCCTCCAACGCCCTTGTATCCCCAACTTACCTCCCTGTGTTGGAATGGCTGGTTCGCGGTCCATCAGGGAAAAGAGCCTGGTTGATGCCCCTATGCCACGGTTCATCTCTGAGTAGAAGGTAGAAATCCCCCCTAGTGCAATGCCCACATAAGCTGCAtacaggaggaaggaagacagcTGCCCAACGCTAAGGGCAGACTCAGCCACGAGACCTCCTCCATAGTAGAGGACTGATAGGATGATAATGTTGCCACTCAGCCCTGTCTGGGGTTTAGGGGTGGAGGTTGGGAAAAGTGTTAGAAAGGGGCAGTAATGAATGAGATAGAAATAAAGGGAAATTAAGGAATTATctaaaaaaggagataaattaCTGTACTTGTCAAACTATATGACCACTTTTTTACCACAAAATGAACATAAATATGTGGTGTGTGCTACACATAATACTATTAATGCAGCAATATCCAGCAAACCGATGTCAAATATGTAGAACTATTAGGACTTTCAGCAAAGTTCCCCAGCAAATAAAACTATACGAGATACtggtatattttttctcttttttattaccttCATTTAAATTCTGTGCAATTATAAAATCTGGCTATCCTTGTGGTGTacacaaaatgacaaaaaatgaaATATCTAGAATATTTTTGAGTGTTACAAAGTACATCACATAATTTAGAGTACTGAACAATGACAAATAAACCTTTATTCAAACCTCTATCTACATTTATGTTTTATTAACATCTTTGAGTGCTACACTCTGAACTCTGTCTAGCTGTACTAGAAGATTGAAGGGGCATGTCTTTGAACTCATTAGGCTATAAGTGAGAATTTTGATGTACAACTTCACTTTCTACAGCAAATTCTATATGTCATAGTCACACCAGACAACAACAAATGTCAATTGCTAGGCTTGGCAACTTTactaaattaaatatattagGAGAGTATACAAATGAGAAATGAACCTAGAGGAAAAAATGATTATACACCAATCACTGTTTTCACTGAGCTGACAACAAAACTAACAGTGATGGTACTACCCCCTTTTCCAAATACAGCCTCACAAAATATCAGATGCCACGGCATAGTTGTATATCCTACTTCTATTTTTCATAAACCATACTAGTCGATTTCAGGTTGGCTGTGGCTTATTTGTCATATGAACATATTAGTCCCTAAAAATCCCTGAGtgtcaataaatgtacaaaaagtgtactgcagattttttttgttctctccaaAAATGTTTTGTAAACTAGGAGTGTGTCTTATAGGCCACAAATACAGTAAAAAacacaataatcatgaaaaaatacaTTCAACTGGTagtatcacaataaaaataaaatcatcacAAATAGAAGCAATAAAGCTAAGCTTGCTAAAGTATCACAAAACTTCTTCCTTACCATTCCAAAAAATATTCCTTTTGCCAACGACTCCTTGTATGTGAGCCTGAGGACATGATCTATCTTAGCGTCGTACGTTTGGATTTCCTTGAGTTCCTGTGCGAAGGACCTGACTGTGCGGACATTGCCAATTCTTTCTTCAGCCACTTGAGTTGCCTGAGCTAGTGTGTCCTGTGGAAAGTGAGGAGGTTATATACTGTAAGTGAGCTAcagtgattaaaaaaaagggTGACTTTATTATATCATTTCAATGGTCTTTTTCTTAAGATCTGATTTTTACTATagtgtagaaaaaaaagagatactgtTACTGTAACTGTTGTATAAAAAGCTACTAAGAAATAGGGTATTAATAACAATCAAAGTTTTACCTATATTGTCACGTAAGTATACAAATCCCATTGagatatgaaacaaataaaactgATATGATATTCCCCTCTTTCCACTGGGCTTTCAGATCATAGTAAATCAATAATTGCCTTAGTTGAAGCATTTTAAGAAGGGAAAGTCGAATATATTGAATGGGAAAgatcaagaaaagagaaaaaaaagttgaagaaaaattatgacattggaaaaaaaagtagaaaaaccaGAAAGCATGCATAAGCCTACTACATACCTGAACACTCTTAGTAATATTGCGAACATAGCGACCGTATGCTATTGCCAGGAGAGCTACAGGTGGTACAATACTCAGACCAACAATGGCTAGTTTGGTAGACATGTAAAACtgtaataagaacagaaaaaaaaaaaattgttacaaTTTTCCAAACAAAGCAAATTTTCTATCTTCTCAGAGGACCAAGATATAAATGATGTAATGGAAATAATTTCAGAGATAAAGTATATCACTAAATCAGTTAACAGAGTTACAAAGATAAAGCTTTAGAGTAACTGATGGAGTAGATTCTGTCAACTTATCAACGCTTAAATAATAAGACTCTTACCATCATGCCCATCCCCGCCAACGCCATGACAACTGACCGCAGACCATCAGAGATGTTCATGGTGACTGACTGTGAAACGAGGGACGTGTCAGCTGAGAGGCGGTTAATCAGCTCCCCAGTCTTGTTGGTGTCGAAGAAGCCAATTTCTTGCTTCATCACAGAAGCAAATACTAAGGAGCGCAGTGACCGGGTTATGCGCTGGCCTGGAAGGTGGGAAGAAATGGGTGAGTACTGATAGGAGGGCAGACATGAGCTTAGGGAAAGGCACTGGCATGAAAGGACTACTTATATTTGTGAATAGACTGTCagtttctctcacttcttttatttatttttttatttttttatttattttttttttataaattacacCTAAATAAGTCCAGTTATGGCTTGTTTGCTTTgcttgcctatatatatgtgcgcgcacgcacgcacgcatgcacgcacacacacacacacacacacacacacacacacacacacacacacacacacacacacacacacacacacacacacacacacacacccacccctctGTACCTGCTATGTTCATGAGGTAGACGCGGCCAAAGTTGGCTGATGCCCCCAGCAGGAAGATCCCGGTCAGGGCAAGGCAGACCTTGTCCAGATTTTGTTTCATGGCTGTTGCGTCAGCTGTGTAGATGATATCGATGACATGGCCCAACGCAAAGGGCACTGACATTGTTATTGTACTCGATATTGCCAGCAGACCAATAGCACCTGTAAAAGGGAGGATATGATCTAAATATTCTGCAAGTCAATAAATTCCCCATATCTGTCACATATAATCTGTGTGGCTAACTTTAAActttatatctaaacatatataattcTGCATATATATTAACCATGAAGAAACATATgagtaatataaaaacaaaaagacaagacaTATTTTTcatgaatgacaataatatgcaaattttcattgtacttttatattttctttgatttatatcTAAAAGCTAACACATCTATCACTAAATTCTAGATAAACATATCTGTGTCCATTCACATCAGCCACCTAACTTTATCTAACCCATGCACAGCAAACCTCAAGATATTTTACCAAGGAGGGGTACTGGctgcaggctctctctctctctctctctctctctctctctctctctctctctctctctctctctctctctctctctctctctctctctctctctctaattctcgtcctcatcatcattgttacagcatgtgtgcatgtatgtttatgtgtgcaagtgtgtgtgtgtgtgtgtgtgtgtgtgtgtgtgtgtgtgtgtgtgtgtgtgtgtgtgtgtgtgtgtgtgtgtgtgtgtgtgtgtgtgcgcaagtgtgtgtgtgcaagcatgtgtgtgtgtgtgtgtgtgtgtgtgtgtgtgtgtgtgtgtgtgtgtgtgtgtgtgtgtgtgtgtgtgtgtgtgtgtgtgtgtgtgtgtgtgtatgtgtgtatgtgtgtgcaagtgtgtgtgtgtgtgtgtgagggggagagggagtatagCACCtgccctagagagagagagagagagagagagagagagagagagagagagagagagagagagagagagagagagagagagagagagagagagagagagagagagagaaagagagagagagagagagagagcatgaacacAGACAAAGACATTATTACCTGCCTTCAAAGTCCCCCGAGTAAAACTTACCAGCTAGAGTCCATTTTTCCGGACCAGCTAAAGCAAACCATCTATTATATTCAGTGGATTTTATCTTCTTTAATGAGGTACTGGAAGTTTGTGTTTTGTTGGCCGGCAAATGAATGGATGTGTCGGCTGCACTTCCTCGTCtgagttgttgttgctgtgcaTCTAGAATGTGAAAAATCCagataaatgaaacaaaagatggagagagagagagagagagagagagagagagagagagagagagagagagagagagagagagagagagagagagagagagagagagagagaaagagagagagagagagaaaaagagagagagagagagagagagagagagagagagagagagagagagagaaagagagagagagggagagggagagggagagagagagagagagagagagagagagggagagagagagagagagagagagagagagagagagagagagagagagagagagagagagagagagagagagctatatagtaaaagatacagatatatatagattggggTGGTGGGTTAtttctttttagttatttatttattatcatgtatttattctctctcattgtcttccAATCTTCTATCTTATATATTCTTCTACTATGGCAAGTCTATgctctttaatttctttctttattctgtctttcttgctttcgttctttcttcttttctcgctctcgtctctctatgcctctctcgctctctctctctctcatcactctctctcctctctctctgtctctctaacccctccccctcacatacCCCCCCCACTCCGACTTCAACCTCAAACCCCCACCACAAACAACTCATTCCATCCCAAGACCCCACCCTCACTCAAGAAAATAAAATCCCGCCAATCTAGAAGTTATTAACCACTAAGCAAACAACGGATACCAAAGAACCACATAAAATAACCATATATAACTCCATTCGAATAATAATACCCTTATCCAACATAAAATACTAAAACA belongs to Penaeus chinensis breed Huanghai No. 1 chromosome 4, ASM1920278v2, whole genome shotgun sequence and includes:
- the LOC125025153 gene encoding ATP-binding cassette sub-family B member 10, mitochondrial-like, with the protein product MARLLSLVGCRGTSFPVCALDSTVLLALRQSWLPFLRVGSVNGVCIKQYGVSSSLKGKKSQHKYFPCNQLYQISLLSTDAQQQQLRRGSAADTSIHLPANKTQTSSTSLKKIKSTEYNRWFALAGPEKWTLAGAIGLLAISSTITMSVPFALGHVIDIIYTADATAMKQNLDKVCLALTGIFLLGASANFGRVYLMNIAGQRITRSLRSLVFASVMKQEIGFFDTNKTGELINRLSADTSLVSQSVTMNISDGLRSVVMALAGMGMMFYMSTKLAIVGLSIVPPVALLAIAYGRYVRNITKSVQDTLAQATQVAEERIGNVRTVRSFAQELKEIQTYDAKIDHVLRLTYKESLAKGIFFGMTGLSGNIIILSVLYYGGGLVAESALSVGQLSSFLLYAAYVGIALGGISTFYSEMNRGIGASTRLFSLMDREPAIPTQGGLTLPVNEVKGEIRFSNVNFAYPSRPDVTLFNNLDFLVPAGSVVAVVGASGSGKSTIGSLLLRLYDPIAGEVTVDGVPITQLDPAWLRALIGSVSQEPVLFSTSIRENLLYGAQDPNSITEEQLVSAAQEANALNFINSFPEGFDTLVGERGVMLSGGQKQRIAIARALISNPRILLLDEATSALDAESESLVQEALERLMKGRTVITIAHRLSTIRNADQIAVLQDGTIAELGSYKDLMAQPSGIFRKLVERQTITS